From a single Pochonia chlamydosporia 170 chromosome Unknown PCv3seq00010, whole genome shotgun sequence genomic region:
- a CDS encoding cell wall beta-glucan synthesis (similar to Metarhizium robertsii ARSEF 23 XP_007824902.2): MPSLVLFALGLLPLAWALQINNPGHPATGSGVTVTWSHSASDPAKFDLYLWNGAAQTPAVNKLLAGGVATSTGAVSVRIPCDIPSSGAYQLFAVNGANTSDIYARSSQFSIAVVDCKETTTTTTTTTSTKTTTGTTSSTGTKTGTSSTTSSTVTKPTSSDSSSGTCTSSEQSHTESQTSKSTSIPTSGGNTTVTVPCSTPCKVTTTVGVTPTGSQSPTTIPIGGASQAGVQLLSVAAAFVLAMMAT; encoded by the exons ATGCCTTCACTCGTTTTGTTTGCCCTCGGCTTGCTGCCGCTTGCATGGGCTCTTCAGATCAACAACCCTGGTCACCCTGCGACTGGGTCAGGCGTAACCGTAACTTGGAGTCATTCTGCTAGCGATCCCGCCAAATTTGATTTGTATCTTTGGAACGGCGCGGCTCAGACTCCTGCCGTGAATAAGttgcttgctggtggtgttgctaCGTCTACTGGTGCCGTGAGCGTGCGGATTCCCTGTGATATTCCTTCCAGCGGCGCATACCAGCT GTTTGCTGTCAATGGCGCAAATACATCTGATATCTACGCCCGAAGCTCCCAGTTCTCCATCGCAGTTGTCGATTGCAAAGaaacaaccaccacaactacaacaacaacttcGACGAAGACTACTACAGGcacgacaagctcaacggGCACCAAGACGGGTACTTCATCGACGACCTCATCTACTGTTACGAAGCCAACTAGTTCAGATTCGTCAAGCGGAACCTGCACTAGCAGTGAACAGA GTCACACGGAATCGCAGACTTCTAAATCTACTTCTATCCCAACGTCTGGGGGCAACACAACCGTCACTGTGCCGTGCAGCACGCCGTGCAAGGTGACTACCACGGTGGGAGTGACTCCAACGGGAAGCCAGAGCCCAACGACTATTCCTATCGGCGGCGCTTCTCAAGCTGGTGTTCAGCTTCTTTCTGTAGCTGCGGCTTTTGtgctggcaatgatggcaacTTAA
- a CDS encoding amidase (similar to Cordyceps militaris CM01 XP_006673538.1) produces the protein MSRNIRQKYPAKTAKKASKRRGSDTSSSFDLSDDDGYSAVEEISDSSDDDEDDVDAVEERNILIEAKPSQSPRPQPGSDNDDDNQDDDDDDDEDDDDDYEYSHPVVDPDADESTSWAGIVSEVDESQASDFFHDQAFGSDAAVERHVRFAVPSSESDSTDTDDDDDHGDLFPDIFVSQTSLDPAFRREIEHDPDESSGSGSFWDYNGQYELQNADDSDAEEVIREISDDETPTATPRVPQIDTSPSKFTPAFEEPLELDGYETDGDTTEEDVPEPPIRRKTRRPSVPMSEISDSDVPSPIKTERGQPRVGRFNLDRSDKKPIAVLNPHTRKMMIFTPHRRRQLDLSPEQFNFQWPLEEQSSPILSNSANMMLSAMFSSNTFGDFVNPQTMGPAEAFFPFPSEAGTADESSSASHHGEEDEAEKKLDISDFITWDDGDSSGEEGNDGTWEPSSTPLRPATASSERDLLSHLNSDTVGAFRRNQINQQLILSNKATQDSLAFSGPYNYSAIRGLKSDRFDTAGIPLTPIRRQKKHASDMTRSPLESVSAKRKASSEVGNGHKRHRSISDVNFLRI, from the exons ATGTCCCGCAACATAAGGCAAAAGTACCCTGCCAAGACTGCCAAAAAGGCGTCCAAGCGAAGGGGCTCTGACACCTCGTCCTCATTTGACCTTTccgacgatgatggctactcagccgttgaagaaattAGCGACTCGtctgacgatgacgaggacgatgtcgatgcggTCGAGGAGAGAAATATTCTGATTGAGGCAAAGCCTTCCCAGTCTCCTCGACCGCAACCTGGcagtgacaatgacgacgataaccaggacgacgacgatgacgatgatgaggacgacgacgacgattaTGAGTACAGTCATCCTGTCGTAGACCCGGATGCCGATGAAAGCACCAGCTGGGCTGGTATTGTTTCCGAGGTCGACGAAAGTCAAGCATCCGACTTCTTCCATGACCAAGCATTCGGCTCTGATGCTGCCGTCGAACGCCATGTGCGTTTTGCTGTTCCGTCTAGCGAATCTGATTCTACCGACAcggacgatgatgatgaccaTGGTGACTTGTTTCCCGACATTTTTGTTTCACAAACCTCCCTAGACCCGGCATTTCGCCGTGAAATAGAACATGACCCAGATGAATCGTCCGGGTCGGGCTCGTTTTGGGACTACAATGGCCAGTATGAGTTGCAAAACGCCGACGACTCGGATGCTGAGGAAGTCATTCGTGAGATTTCCGATGATGAGACCCCAACTGCTACGCCCAGAGTGCCTCAGATCGATACTTCTCCCTCCAAGTTCACTCCCGCCTTTGAAGAGCCTCTGGAACTTGATGGATACGAAA CTGATGGTGACACTACTGAGGAAGACGTCCCTGAACCCCCAATCCGCAGAAAGACTCGCCGTCCTTCTGTGCCTATGAGTGAAATTTCTGACTCGGATGTTCCCTCACCAATCAAAACTGAGCGTGGTCAACCCCGTGTTGGGCGATTCAATCTTGACCGTTCCGACAAGAAACCGATTGCGGTGCTGAACCCTCACACGCGAAAGATGATGATCTTCACACCACATCGTCGGCGCCAACTTGACCTCTCCCCTGAGCAATTCAATTTCCAGTGGCCACTGGAAGAACAGTCGTCCCCGATACTCAGTAACTCGGCCAACATGATGCTCAGTGCAATGTTCTCATCCAACACATTTGGAGACTTTGTCAACCCTCAGACCATGGGACCCGCTGAagccttcttcccattcccTTCCGAGGCTGGCACTGCTGATGAAAGCTCATCAGCAAGTCATCACggagaggaagacgaagccgagaagaagctcgacaTTAGCGACTTTATCACGTGGGATGATGGTGACTCTTCTGGCGAAGAGGGCAATGATGGCACCTGGGAGCCTTCTTCTACACCCTTGAGACCTGCGACAGCCTCCAGCGAACGAGACTTGCTGTCACATCTCAACTCGGACACTGTTGGTGCCTTTCGACGCAACCAAATCAATCAGCAGTTGATCTTGAGTAATAAGGCAACTCAAGATTCGCTGGCCTTTAGCGGGCCGTACAATTATTCCGCCATCAGGGGCCTCAAGTCGGATCGCTTTGATACGGCAGGCATTCCCTTGACCCCGATTCGGCGACAAAAGAAGCATGCGAGCGATATGACACGCAGTCCGTTGGAGTCTGTTTCTGCGAAGCGAAAAGCGTCTAGCGAAGTCGGCAACGGCCACAAGAGGCATCGAAGCATCTCGGATGTGAATTTTCTTAGGATATGA